In Kiritimatiellia bacterium, the DNA window GAAGAACGAGGTGAACGAACTGCTGGCGCGGCTGGGCGAACCGCCGCGGTACGGCGTCGTCGACAGCGAAGTGTAACGTCTCGCCCGGACCGGGAGGGGGAGGAGGAGGGGACAACGATGAAACTGCGCTCGCGAATGCTGCTGGCGCTGGGCCTTTCCATGGCCGCGCTGTTCGCCGTCCTCTATACCGTGGAGACCCGCGTGGTCCGCGCCGGGTTTTCCGAACTGGAGGAGCGGCTCGCGCTGCAGGACGTTCAGCGGGTCGTGCGGGCCGTCGAGGCGGAGGGCCGCCAGTTAAGCCGCTCGGTCGCAGACTGGGCGTTCTGGGACGATACCTACGCGTTCGTGGAGGACCGGAACGAACTATACGTCGAATCCAACATCACGCCGGACACGTTCGAGTCGCTCGGGATCGAAGTCCTGATGATCCGGGATCGGTCCGGGGGCGTGGCGTGGAGCGCCGCCCTGGATCCCGAAAGCGGGGCGCTGGGTTCCGCACCGCCCGGGCTCGATCGCTGGAGCGGTCCCGGCGCCCCCCTGTCTTGCGAGGGAGACGATGACCGGGGCGCCGCGGGCCTCGTGCGGTTGGAGGAGGGGCTCCTGGTCGCCGCGGCCCGGCCGATCCTGTCCTCCCGCCGGGAGGGGCCGCCGCGCGGCACGGTTGTCATGGGAAGGTTTCTCGATGCCGCGCGGATCGAGGAGTTGGCGGCCATGCTGCAACTGCGACTGAAGTTTTTAACCACAGATGCACCCCCGCCGCCGATCGCGGAGGGCGATGCGTGGGCCGCCCTGCAACGTGGCGCCCCGGGATGCGTCCGCGCGCTGGATGAGGAAACGCTCCGGGGGTACGCGCTCCTGCGCGACCTGGAAAACCGGCCGGCCGGCGTCGTCGAGGTAACGCTGCCGCGCGGCATCCATGCGACCGGCCTGAATACCGTGCGGGTCCTTCGATTCATGCTGTTGCTGGTAGGCTTCGTCTTCATCGCGGCCCTCGCCGCCCTGCTGCGGACCCTGGTCGCCGCGCCGCTCGATCAGCTCCGGCGGGACATCGACGACGTGTCCGCCTCTCCGGGCTTTACCCGGCGGGTGCCGCGGCGGGGGACGACCGAACTGGCCGGCGTCGCGGACCATATCAACCGCCTGCTGGACCTGGTCGTGGAATCGCACCGTTTTCTCGACTCGGTCATCGAAAATATTCCGAACATGATCTTCATCAAGGACGTCCGCGACCTGCGGTTCGTCCGCTTCAACCGCGCGGGCGAGGAGTTGCTCGGCATGTCCCGCGACGAACTCATCGGCCGGAGCGACCGCGACTTCTTCCCGTCGGAGCAGGCCGAGTTCTTCATCGCCAAGGACCGGGAGGTCCTGCGGGGGAAAACGATCCTCGATATCCCGGAGGAGAAACTGCAGACGCGCCACAAGGGCGAACGCATCCTGCACACCCGCAAGGTGCCGATCGTAAACGAGCGGGGCGAGGCCACGTACCTGCTGGGCATCTCCGAAGACATCACCGAGTGGAAGCGGTTCGACGAGCAACGGCGCGCCGCGGAGGCGGAGATGCAGCGCCTGCTCGATGCCGCGCGCAAATCGCGCAGGGCCCTGTTGAGCGTGGTGGAGGACCAGAAGCGCACGCAATCCTCGCTGGCGGCGTTGTCCCTGCACCAGGAGGCGCTCCTCTCCGCCATCCCGGACATCGTCATGGAGGTGGACGCCCGCCAGGTCTACACGTGGGCCAACCCGGCCGGCCTGGAGTTCTTCGGTCCCGACGTCGTCGGCCGGTCGGCGGCCTCCTTCTTCGTCGGCGAGCAGCCCACGGGGGAGTTGGTGAAGCCCGTGTTCGAGGGCTCCCGCGAGGTGGTCTATGTCGAGAGCTGGCAATACCGGCGGGACGGCGAGAAGCGGCTGCTCGCCTGGTGGTGCCGCGGCCTCAAGGACGAGCAGGGCGCGATGATCGGGGCCATCTCCACTGCGCGGGACATTACCGAGCAGAACGTGCTGGAGGAGCAGGTCCGCCAGGTCCAGAAGATCGAGGCCATCGGCCGGCTCGCCGGCGGCGTCTCGCACGATTTCAACAACATGCTGGGCGTCATCATCGGCCACGCGGAGATGGCGATGGAAGTCGTGGAGCCCGGACAGCCGCTGCACGAAAACCTGCAGGAGATCCTGATCGCGGCCCGGCGGTCGGCGGACCTCACCCGGCAGTTGCTGGCGTTCGCGCGCAAGCAGACCATTACGCCCCGCGTGCTGGACGTGAACGAGACCGTCGCCGGCATGCTCAAGATGCTCCGCCGCCTGATCGGCGAGGACATCGAGCTGGTCTGGGAGCCCGGGAACGACGTGTGGCCGGTGAAAATGGATCCCGCCCAGATGGACCAGGTGCTGGCCAACCTCTCGGTCAATGCCCGCGACGCCATGGAGAGCGTCGGCCGGCTCACGATCCGCACGGAGAACGTGGTCATCGGGGAAAACGATGTCCGGCATCACCCCGGCTCCTACCCGGGGGAGTTCGTCGTGCTCACGGTGCGCGATAACGGCGTGGGGATGGACAAGGCCACCATGGAGCACATCTTCGAGCCCTTCTTCACCACCAAGGAGGCGGGCAAGGGCACGGGCCTGGGCCTGTCCACGGTGTTCGGGATCGTGAAGCAGAACCGGGGCTGGATCGAGGTCGCCAGCCGGCCGGGCCAGGGGGCCACCTTCCGGATCAGCCTTCCCCGCGAACGGTCGGCGGCGGAGTTGGAAGCGGAGGCGGCGTCCGCAAAGGGGACGGCCGGCGGCACGGAAACGATCCTGCTGGTCGAGGACGAACTGCCGATCCTCAAGTTGGGCAAGCGGGTCCTCGAGAAGGCCGGCTACACAGTTCTCGCCGCGCGCACGCCGGACGAGGCCTTGGCGTTGGCCGCCGGGCCGCCGGGCCGCATCCAGTTGCTCATCACCGACGTCGTGATGCCGGGGATGAACGGGAAGGACTTGACCGAACGGTTGGCCGAAACGCAACCGGACATGAAAGTGCTGTACATGTCGGGTTACACCGCGGACGTCATCGGCCAGCATGGGGTGCTGGACGAGGGCATCCACTTCCTTCAGAAGCCCTTCACCGGCCGGACGCTGACCCTGAAAGTGCGCGAAGTGCTCGACCGGAAAACGGCCTGACCCGGGTTCTTCGGTCGCGTCGCTTCAGGGGGCGGGGACGGTCTTGTAGATCCGTCCGTCGGCGCCGGTGAACCAGCCGCGCTCGAGGTCGCGGAAGGCCATGGCCGTCAGCACGGGCTTCACGTCCATCCACGCCGCCCACGTCGCGCCGGCGTCGCGGGAGAGCAGGACCCGCGAGCCGTCCGAGCCCTTTTGCACCAGCGCCAGGCCCGTTTGCGGGTCCAGGAAGTCCACGTCCACGATGCTCCAGTAGCTCTCGACGCCCAGGTTCACCGTGGTCCAATCCGCGCCGCCGTTGCGGGTGAGCCACAGGCGGCCGGCGTGCCCGCGGTCGGCGCGCATCCAGCCGAACTCGTCGGTCACCATCTCGAGCTCCGCGAAGTTCATCTCGCTGGAGAACTCCTTCGTCTGCCACGTCGCGCCGCCGTCCCCGGTGAACGCGAACCGGCCGTAGGCGCCGACCACCCAGCCGCGCCGGGCGTTGCGGAAATGCACGGCGCCGTAGTCGTTGCGCGGGAGGCCGCCCGCGAGCGCCGTCCAGCCCGCGCCGCCGTCGTCCGTGCGGTAGACCGTGGCCCCGCACGTCGGCGGCTGGATCAGGTAGCAGCCGGACCCGACGGCCGAGATCGCGCCGAAATAGTAGAAGCCGCGCTCCGGCACGGCGGCCGGCGTCCACGTCGCGCCGCGGTCGGCGGAATGCAGGACCTGGTCGCGGCTCAAGATCCAGCCGTGGTCCGTGTTCGGGAACAGCACCGCCGACAGGTCGGGGGCGTCCGGACGGCGGAGCGCGACGGGCGACCACGTGGCACCGTCATCCGTGGAGCGCAGGATCGTGTGGGATTCGCCGACGGCGACCAGGGTTTGCGATTTCACGCCGGCAAAAGGGGACGGCACGATCGCGATATCCCGCAGCGGCGTGTCGCCGCGATAGGCCGTGCGCACGGGGCCTTCCTCGATTTCCGGTTCTGCAACGACCGCTTCCTCTTCGACCTGGACCGGCGGAGGGGGCTCCGTTTTCCTGGCGCAGGAGGCCAGCAGGCTGCTCCCGAGTACGGCCAACATCAGGCGAATGATTCCGGTTTTCATGGCATCCTCCTTGGCGTGTGTATTTCCTCATGGAGGCCGCGTCAAGACCATCCCGCCACCAGCGCCACCTGGCCGCCACCTCGAAACCGTCTCGGCCGCCAGCCCTGCGCCTTCAGCAGGTCTTCGATGGTCTTGAAATGGTAGGGCCGGCGCAGGTGGCGGCGGCCCTCGGAGCGGTGGATCCGGTCCATGATCGCGAACCCGCGCTCGCTGAAGTCCGCCAGCACGATCTTCCCGCCGGGCCGGACGACGCGCAGGATTTCGCGGAGCACCGTCGGGATTCGCGTCATGTGGTGCAGGGCGTTGACGGACACGACGGCATCGAAGGAGGCGTCCTTCCACGGCAACGCGCGCGCGTCGGCGATCACGAAGCGCGCGCGGCCGGGCGGTTTCTCGTAGGCCACGTTCAAGCGCGCGCAGCGCTGCTCGGCGGGATCGACGTCGATCGTCGTGACCCGCGGGACGTGCTTCAGTAACTGCGCGAGGAATCGCCCCTTCCCGGTGCCGATCTCGAGGACGCGGCCCTCCAGGGGCAGCGCCTTGGACAGGATAAAGGCATGGCTCTTTTTGTCATCGCAGCCGTGCCGGCGATGAACGGCGTCGCGCTCGACGCGGAGGGCGTGGTTGGATTCGATTTCTTTTCGGGAGTATTTCATAGCGTCAGCACTTCCCCCGCGCGGCAAGGCCACAGGCGGCAGGCGGTGTGTCCCGCCAGGTACGCCGTCGCCGCGTCGCCCGTGCAGTGGCCGGGTCCGAGCACGGCGACCCCGTAGCGGGTCAGCGCGGCGGCCGTGGCGGCGAGGCGTTCCGGTGAAGCCGCGGCCAGGTGCATCCCGCCCAGCACGGCGTGGAACGCGCGGGTGCCCGTCAGCCTGGAAATGTAATCCAGCGTGTTGACCATGCCCGAGTGGGCGCAGCCGAGCACGACGACCGGCCCGCGCGAACACTCTGTCCACAAGGCCTGGTCGTCCGGGATCAGGTCCGGAACCCGCCCGTCGGCGTCGAGGAAGAACGGCCCGCCGACGTCCTCGTATTCCGTCGCCCGGGATATCTCGCCGGTGACCCAGACGTTCGGCGCGACTTCCACCGGCTTCACGGACCGCGTCACGCGGCCGCCCGCCGCCTCCAGCGCCGCGCGCGCCGGCGCGGGCATGCCGATGGCGCGGACGCCGTCCCGCAGGCTGTAACGCTCCTTCACCGCCTCGGGATGGAGCACGACGCGGGCGGCCGCGTTGTTCTCCAGGAACCAGGCGAGCCCGCCGGTGTGATCGTAATGCCCGTGGCTCAAGACCACGGCGCGGGCGTCCGCCACGGGAACCTTCAGCGCGGCCGCGTTGGGCGGCAGGGCCGGGCCCTGGCCTGTGTCGAACAACACCGCCCCCGCCGGGGTTTCGATCCAGAGCGAGAGCCCGTGCTCGGCCGGGAGGCCGGACGTTCCGGCGCTGTTCTCGACCAGCACCGTGATGCGAACCGCGTCGTTCATGCAAGGGCCTCGACATGTTTCCGGACGACGCGCAGGGCCTTCTCGGCCTTGCCGCCGCAGCTCGCTCGCGCGCCGCGGCATTCGAGGCTCCGCAGGTCGCGCGTGACGGCCCGGATGACCCGCCGCAGGGCCGGCAGGTCCGCGCCCCGCGCGTAGGCCAGGCCCGCCGCGAGCGCGGGCGCGGCCTTGAGGGCCAGGCCGCAGTCGTCCGAGATGCGGCTCCGCTCGTGGCTCATGCGGAGCTGGACCAGCAGCGCCAGCACGATGGCCGGG includes these proteins:
- a CDS encoding PAS domain-containing protein, translated to MKLRSRMLLALGLSMAALFAVLYTVETRVVRAGFSELEERLALQDVQRVVRAVEAEGRQLSRSVADWAFWDDTYAFVEDRNELYVESNITPDTFESLGIEVLMIRDRSGGVAWSAALDPESGALGSAPPGLDRWSGPGAPLSCEGDDDRGAAGLVRLEEGLLVAAARPILSSRREGPPRGTVVMGRFLDAARIEELAAMLQLRLKFLTTDAPPPPIAEGDAWAALQRGAPGCVRALDEETLRGYALLRDLENRPAGVVEVTLPRGIHATGLNTVRVLRFMLLLVGFVFIAALAALLRTLVAAPLDQLRRDIDDVSASPGFTRRVPRRGTTELAGVADHINRLLDLVVESHRFLDSVIENIPNMIFIKDVRDLRFVRFNRAGEELLGMSRDELIGRSDRDFFPSEQAEFFIAKDREVLRGKTILDIPEEKLQTRHKGERILHTRKVPIVNERGEATYLLGISEDITEWKRFDEQRRAAEAEMQRLLDAARKSRRALLSVVEDQKRTQSSLAALSLHQEALLSAIPDIVMEVDARQVYTWANPAGLEFFGPDVVGRSAASFFVGEQPTGELVKPVFEGSREVVYVESWQYRRDGEKRLLAWWCRGLKDEQGAMIGAISTARDITEQNVLEEQVRQVQKIEAIGRLAGGVSHDFNNMLGVIIGHAEMAMEVVEPGQPLHENLQEILIAARRSADLTRQLLAFARKQTITPRVLDVNETVAGMLKMLRRLIGEDIELVWEPGNDVWPVKMDPAQMDQVLANLSVNARDAMESVGRLTIRTENVVIGENDVRHHPGSYPGEFVVLTVRDNGVGMDKATMEHIFEPFFTTKEAGKGTGLGLSTVFGIVKQNRGWIEVASRPGQGATFRISLPRERSAAELEAEAASAKGTAGGTETILLVEDELPILKLGKRVLEKAGYTVLAARTPDEALALAAGPPGRIQLLITDVVMPGMNGKDLTERLAETQPDMKVLYMSGYTADVIGQHGVLDEGIHFLQKPFTGRTLTLKVREVLDRKTA
- a CDS encoding class I SAM-dependent methyltransferase; translation: MKYSRKEIESNHALRVERDAVHRRHGCDDKKSHAFILSKALPLEGRVLEIGTGKGRFLAQLLKHVPRVTTIDVDPAEQRCARLNVAYEKPPGRARFVIADARALPWKDASFDAVVSVNALHHMTRIPTVLREILRVVRPGGKIVLADFSERGFAIMDRIHRSEGRRHLRRPYHFKTIEDLLKAQGWRPRRFRGGGQVALVAGWS
- a CDS encoding MBL fold metallo-hydrolase, giving the protein MNDAVRITVLVENSAGTSGLPAEHGLSLWIETPAGAVLFDTGQGPALPPNAAALKVPVADARAVVLSHGHYDHTGGLAWFLENNAAARVVLHPEAVKERYSLRDGVRAIGMPAPARAALEAAGGRVTRSVKPVEVAPNVWVTGEISRATEYEDVGGPFFLDADGRVPDLIPDDQALWTECSRGPVVVLGCAHSGMVNTLDYISRLTGTRAFHAVLGGMHLAAASPERLAATAAALTRYGVAVLGPGHCTGDAATAYLAGHTACRLWPCRAGEVLTL